From one Catellatospora sp. IY07-71 genomic stretch:
- a CDS encoding ketosynthase chain-length factor produces MSERTMSQGGAPVVTGLGVIAATGLDTATYWKNLLDGRCGIGRIERFDPASYASRLAGEIRDFDPAAHLPDRLLAQTDHVTRFSLTAAAAALDDAGIDPAALGEYDMSVVTASSAGGFEFGQKELEKLWAKGGDHVSAYQSFAWFYAVNTGQISIRHGMRGPSGVVVTDHAGGLDAVGQARRHLRAGTPLAVTGGVDGSLCPWGWIGQLATGQISERDDPARAYLPFDADANGWIPGEGGAILIVEQPEAAARRGAATVYGELSGYAATFDPAPGSGRPPGLRRAIELALADAGCAPSEVDVVFADAAGVPELDAAEARALTEVFGAGRVPVTAPKTATGRLAAGAGGLDLATALLSLRDQVIPPTVNVTTVAAACADLDLVLTAARPTPLHRALVVARGLGGFNAAVVLTAP; encoded by the coding sequence ATGAGCGAGCGAACCATGTCGCAGGGCGGCGCACCCGTCGTCACCGGCCTCGGCGTCATCGCCGCGACCGGCCTGGACACCGCGACGTACTGGAAGAACCTGCTGGACGGGCGCTGCGGCATCGGCCGCATCGAGCGCTTCGACCCGGCGTCGTACGCCTCCCGGCTGGCCGGCGAGATCCGCGACTTCGACCCGGCCGCACACCTGCCCGACCGGCTGCTGGCGCAGACCGACCACGTCACCCGGTTCTCGCTCACCGCCGCCGCGGCGGCCCTCGACGACGCGGGCATCGACCCCGCCGCGCTCGGCGAGTACGACATGAGCGTGGTCACCGCCAGCTCCGCCGGGGGCTTCGAGTTCGGCCAGAAGGAGCTGGAGAAGCTCTGGGCCAAGGGCGGCGATCACGTCAGCGCGTACCAGTCGTTCGCCTGGTTCTACGCGGTCAACACGGGGCAGATCTCGATCCGGCACGGCATGCGCGGGCCCAGCGGTGTGGTGGTCACCGACCACGCGGGCGGGCTCGACGCGGTCGGGCAGGCGCGCCGCCACCTGCGCGCGGGCACGCCGCTCGCGGTCACCGGCGGCGTCGACGGCTCGCTGTGCCCGTGGGGGTGGATCGGGCAGCTCGCGACGGGACAGATCAGCGAGCGGGACGATCCGGCGCGGGCGTACCTGCCGTTCGACGCCGACGCGAACGGCTGGATCCCCGGCGAGGGCGGCGCGATCCTCATCGTCGAGCAGCCCGAGGCCGCCGCCCGGCGTGGCGCGGCCACCGTGTACGGCGAGCTCAGCGGCTATGCCGCGACCTTCGACCCGGCGCCGGGCAGCGGGCGGCCGCCGGGGCTGCGGCGCGCGATCGAGCTGGCGCTGGCCGACGCGGGGTGCGCCCCGTCCGAGGTGGACGTGGTCTTCGCCGACGCGGCCGGGGTGCCCGAGCTGGACGCGGCCGAGGCGCGGGCGCTGACGGAGGTGTTCGGGGCGGGCCGGGTGCCGGTCACCGCACCGAAGACGGCGACCGGGCGGCTGGCGGCCGGGGCGGGCGGGCTCGACCTGGCCACCGCCCTGCTGTCCCTGCGCGACCAGGTCATCCCGCCGACCGTCAACGTGACCACGGTCGCCGCCGCCTGCGCGGACCTGGACCTGGTCCTGACCGCAGCCCGCCCCACCCCGCTGCACCGCGCCCTGGTCGTGGCCCGCGGCCTCGGCGGTTTCAACGCCGCCGTCGTCCTCACCGCCCCCTAG
- a CDS encoding SRPBCC family protein, translating to MSKNKVYTETQRAEVAAPAAVAFEIVNDLRHWPQFFPDGVHAEPDPDGGQVRWWALEGEGVRQWTTRRTVDKQNLRVVTEQTDCAAPLQSIRTEWTFTPQGEKSCEAELTIMVTAAPGAEGADAAAAQLDGAAALVAKVGGLAERWGELEQLVIEFEDPLFIAGQPQQVYEFLYAADKWPERVPHVTALNMTEDQPGVQFFDMDTVTPEGRAHTTRSVRICLPHKIIYKQIGLPKLLDAHTGHWHFHHTPEGVTVTARHTATIKPSALDLLGDGTTVADARRYLRRVLSTNSLQTLRHAQAYAEEPARA from the coding sequence ATGTCCAAGAACAAGGTCTACACCGAGACGCAGCGCGCGGAGGTGGCCGCGCCCGCCGCGGTGGCCTTCGAGATCGTCAACGACCTGCGGCACTGGCCGCAGTTCTTCCCCGACGGCGTGCACGCCGAGCCGGACCCCGACGGCGGCCAGGTGCGCTGGTGGGCGCTGGAGGGCGAGGGGGTCCGCCAGTGGACCACCCGGCGCACGGTGGACAAGCAGAACCTGCGCGTCGTCACCGAGCAGACCGACTGCGCGGCGCCGCTGCAGTCGATTCGGACCGAGTGGACGTTCACGCCGCAGGGCGAGAAGTCCTGCGAGGCGGAGCTGACGATCATGGTCACCGCGGCGCCGGGCGCCGAGGGCGCGGACGCCGCCGCCGCGCAGCTCGACGGGGCCGCCGCGCTGGTCGCGAAGGTCGGCGGCCTGGCCGAGCGCTGGGGCGAGCTGGAGCAGCTGGTCATCGAGTTCGAGGACCCGCTGTTCATCGCCGGGCAGCCGCAGCAGGTGTACGAGTTCCTCTACGCGGCCGACAAGTGGCCCGAGCGGGTGCCGCACGTGACCGCGCTGAACATGACCGAGGACCAGCCGGGCGTGCAGTTCTTCGACATGGACACGGTCACCCCGGAGGGCCGGGCGCACACCACCCGCTCGGTGCGCATCTGCCTGCCGCACAAAATCATCTACAAGCAGATCGGCCTGCCGAAGCTGCTCGACGCGCACACCGGCCACTGGCACTTCCACCACACGCCCGAGGGCGTCACGGTGACCGCGCGGCACACCGCCACCATCAAGCCGTCCGCGCTGGACCTGCTCGGCGACGGCACCACGGTCGCCGACGCGCGCCGCTACCTGCGCCGGGTGCTCAGCACCAACTCGCTGCAGACGCTGCGCCACGCGCAGGCGTACGCCGAGGAGCCGGCTCGTGCCTAG
- a CDS encoding beta-ketoacyl synthase has product MHRRVVITGMGVVAPGGVGAKAFWELLTSGRTATRTISFFDPSPFRSQVAAECDFDPAACGLTPAQTGRMDRAAQFAVVAAAEAVADAGLELAELDPYRLGTVVGSAVGATMSLEREYVIASGKGARWLVDNTHTSPHLYDYYVPGSFAAEVAWSVGAEGPAAVVSTGCTSGLDAVAYAAELIREGSADVVVGGATDAPISPITVACFDAIKATTPRNDDPAHASRPFDNSRNGFVLGEGSAMFVLEDFERARRRGAPVYAEIVGFASRCNAFHMTGLRPDGREMAEAIRSALDFAKLNPERIGYVNAHGSGTKQNDRHETAAVKLALKDHAYATPMSSIKSMVGHSLGAIGAIEVAACALAIVNGVVPPTANLHEPDPECDLDYVPLEARDRHLDAVLSVGSGFGGFQSAMLLARPEGDAR; this is encoded by the coding sequence ATGCATCGTCGTGTCGTGATTACCGGGATGGGCGTGGTGGCGCCGGGCGGCGTCGGCGCCAAGGCGTTCTGGGAGCTGCTCACCTCCGGGCGCACCGCGACCCGCACCATCAGCTTCTTCGACCCCTCGCCGTTCCGGTCGCAGGTCGCCGCCGAGTGCGACTTCGACCCCGCCGCGTGCGGGCTCACCCCCGCGCAGACCGGCCGGATGGACCGCGCGGCGCAGTTCGCGGTGGTCGCCGCCGCCGAGGCCGTCGCCGACGCCGGCCTGGAGCTCGCCGAGCTGGACCCGTACCGGCTGGGCACGGTGGTGGGCAGCGCGGTCGGGGCGACCATGAGCCTGGAGCGGGAGTACGTCATCGCGTCCGGGAAGGGCGCCCGCTGGCTGGTCGACAACACGCACACCTCACCCCACCTGTACGACTACTACGTGCCGGGCTCGTTCGCGGCCGAGGTGGCCTGGTCCGTGGGCGCCGAGGGGCCGGCCGCGGTCGTCTCCACCGGCTGCACGTCGGGGCTGGACGCGGTCGCGTACGCCGCCGAGCTGATCCGGGAGGGCAGCGCCGACGTCGTGGTCGGCGGGGCGACCGACGCGCCCATCTCCCCCATCACCGTGGCCTGCTTCGACGCGATCAAAGCGACCACGCCGCGCAACGACGACCCGGCGCACGCCTCGCGCCCGTTCGACAACAGCCGCAACGGGTTCGTGCTCGGCGAGGGCTCGGCCATGTTCGTGCTGGAGGACTTCGAGCGGGCCCGCCGCCGCGGCGCGCCGGTGTACGCCGAGATCGTCGGCTTCGCCTCGCGCTGCAACGCTTTCCACATGACCGGGCTGCGCCCCGACGGCCGGGAGATGGCCGAGGCGATCCGCAGCGCGCTCGACTTCGCGAAGCTGAACCCGGAGCGGATCGGCTACGTCAACGCGCACGGCTCGGGCACCAAGCAGAACGACCGGCACGAAACCGCCGCGGTGAAGCTCGCGCTCAAGGACCACGCGTACGCCACCCCGATGAGCTCGATCAAGTCGATGGTGGGGCACTCGCTTGGCGCCATCGGCGCGATCGAGGTGGCCGCCTGCGCCTTGGCCATCGTGAACGGCGTGGTGCCGCCCACCGCCAACCTGCACGAGCCCGACCCCGAGTGCGATCTGGACTACGTGCCGCTGGAAGCGCGCGACCGGCACCTCGACGCGGTGCTGTCGGTGGGCAGCGGCTTCGGCGGCTTCCAGAGCGCGATGCTGCTGGCCCGCCCGGAAGGAGACGCCCGATGA
- a CDS encoding multicopper oxidase family protein has translation MPSRRQLLTTGVLSGAALLIPSPASAARAAAAAVAAQKLDATKIHKYKTRLPIPAAMPAVSRKGGTDRYAVAVRQFRQQILPPGLPKTTVWGYGSAGHRSTFGYPARTIEARVDRPVEVTWINGLVDGKGRARPHLLPVDQTLHWANPAGGAGHQDMPAHFTSTPQQYTGPVPIVTHVHGAHATEEADGYPTAWYLPHADLPRGFAATGSDYAAMREKAESYGARWQPGEAVFRYGNDQAPGTLWYHDHTLGLTRLNVYAGPVGFYLLRGGDGDLPEGTLPGPAPRPDDPDGTRYYEIPLVIQDRSFRRDGSLYYPDSRSQFHDAFAGPYAPVSDIAPVWNPAYLADTVVVNGRTWPQLTVEPRRYRFRVLNGSNSRSFILKIAGSATVPRPATAAVPFWQIGSDGGWLRTPVRLDQLLLGPGERADVIVDFTGLKEDTALYLINEAPDVPYAAGVLGTDYQAANPATTGQVMKLLVAGLRGRDTSVPPEHLTLPAAAPLPESAASWRVLLDELPSAALTGVNHRVAMLGTVAADRTQTHLRWHDAPTEKPVPGRSETWEILNFTDHSHTVHLHQVQFEVISRQPFGIPPTPRPAEAWESGRKDTVLAHSGEVTRVKAVFDLPGRFVWHCHMLEHEDNEMMRPILVA, from the coding sequence ATGCCTTCCCGACGACAACTACTGACCACCGGCGTGCTCTCGGGCGCGGCGCTGCTGATCCCGTCCCCGGCGAGCGCCGCCCGCGCGGCCGCCGCGGCGGTCGCGGCGCAGAAGCTCGACGCCACGAAGATCCACAAGTACAAGACCCGGCTGCCGATCCCGGCCGCCATGCCCGCGGTCTCCCGTAAGGGCGGGACCGACCGCTACGCGGTGGCCGTGCGGCAGTTCCGCCAGCAGATCCTCCCGCCGGGCCTGCCGAAGACCACGGTCTGGGGGTACGGCTCGGCCGGGCACCGCAGCACGTTCGGCTACCCGGCCCGCACCATCGAGGCGCGGGTGGACCGCCCGGTCGAGGTGACCTGGATCAACGGCCTGGTCGACGGCAAGGGCCGGGCGCGCCCGCACCTGCTGCCGGTGGACCAGACGCTGCACTGGGCCAACCCGGCGGGCGGCGCGGGCCACCAGGACATGCCGGCCCACTTCACCAGCACGCCGCAGCAGTACACCGGCCCGGTGCCGATCGTGACGCACGTGCACGGCGCGCACGCCACCGAGGAGGCCGACGGCTACCCGACCGCGTGGTACCTGCCGCACGCCGACCTGCCGCGGGGGTTCGCCGCGACCGGCTCGGACTACGCGGCGATGCGGGAGAAGGCAGAGAGCTACGGCGCGCGCTGGCAGCCCGGCGAGGCCGTGTTCCGCTACGGCAACGACCAGGCCCCGGGCACGCTGTGGTATCACGACCACACGCTCGGCCTGACCCGGCTCAACGTGTACGCCGGTCCGGTCGGCTTCTACCTGCTGCGCGGCGGCGACGGCGACCTGCCCGAGGGCACGCTGCCCGGCCCGGCGCCCCGCCCCGACGACCCGGACGGCACCCGCTACTACGAGATCCCGCTAGTCATCCAGGACCGCTCGTTCCGCAGGGACGGCTCGCTGTACTACCCGGACAGCCGCAGCCAGTTCCATGACGCCTTCGCCGGGCCGTACGCCCCGGTCAGCGACATCGCCCCGGTCTGGAACCCGGCGTACCTGGCCGACACCGTGGTGGTGAACGGCCGCACCTGGCCGCAGCTGACGGTGGAGCCGCGCCGCTACCGGTTCCGCGTGCTCAACGGCAGCAACTCGCGCAGCTTCATCCTGAAGATCGCCGGCAGCGCGACGGTGCCCCGCCCGGCCACGGCGGCGGTGCCGTTCTGGCAGATCGGCTCGGACGGCGGCTGGCTGCGCACCCCGGTGCGCCTGGACCAGCTGCTGCTCGGGCCGGGCGAACGGGCCGACGTGATCGTCGACTTCACCGGTCTGAAGGAGGACACCGCGCTCTACCTGATCAACGAGGCGCCGGACGTGCCGTACGCCGCCGGGGTGCTCGGCACCGACTACCAGGCGGCGAACCCGGCCACCACCGGCCAGGTCATGAAGCTGCTCGTGGCCGGCCTCCGGGGCAGGGACACCAGCGTGCCCCCGGAGCACCTGACCCTGCCCGCGGCCGCCCCGCTGCCCGAGTCGGCCGCGAGCTGGCGCGTCCTGCTGGACGAGCTGCCCTCGGCGGCGCTGACCGGCGTCAACCACCGGGTCGCGATGCTCGGCACCGTGGCCGCCGACCGCACCCAGACCCACCTGCGCTGGCACGACGCCCCCACCGAGAAGCCGGTGCCGGGCCGCAGCGAGACCTGGGAGATCCTCAACTTCACCGACCACTCGCACACGGTCCACCTGCACCAGGTGCAGTTCGAGGTGATCAGCCGCCAGCCCTTCGGCATCCCGCCCACGCCCCGCCCCGCCGAGGCCTGGGAATCGGGCCGCAAGGACACCGTGCTGGCCCACTCCGGCGAGGTGACCCGCGTCAAAGCGGTCTTCGACCTCCCCGGCCGCTTCGTCTGGCACTGCCACATGCTCGAACACGAAGACAACGAGATGATGCGCCCCATCCTCGTCGCGTAA
- a CDS encoding AMP-binding protein: MPRAATGSLAAQERELAGVLARAGGTLDGLLRRAAAVAPHRSAIQTGSRALTFGELDAAADAFAAKLSALLPPGGGAGGLPGAVVGVAAALHPSFAIAYYGTVRAGHVCAVINPLQGAEELAYALDLARVRVLIGVADMADRLERIRLDLPDLAHVYYLDRPGEHCVPAAGRAGQAARFPAVPHDPDDVAVLQFTSGTTGRPKAVLLTHRNLVYNAAQVAQVHGLGPDSVTLNHLPTYHPMHLNSAVQTAATQVLCPDADPAQAVATAARSGATHFYSLPVRLARMAADPRLPTWRMPGVRAVLSGGSALAPAAAARLCAGLGVPVIQGYGLAETSPLTHCDRIDRPSAGSVGGPVAATECRVVDLDTRQPLPAGTPGEVQVRGPQLMAGYLTPDGIGRPFDAEGWFDTGDVGRLDDEGTLFLVDRLKDVFKCDNWLVSPVELERVIMRHPAVTDCMVVDMPHEYRGAVAYALVVTDDEDVAADQITEFVNSGLPEYQHLHGIELVREIPRSPNGKARRRDVRTHVHERHRAASERSDHMVTFINKITVNGDVARFEQVLDEISAYMQAQPGFIGRQLYRSRRRPEVFIETAQWADAAAHAKAVQTPGFREQVMKLAGLAVPEHDLYDAVGEHAPAAVR, translated from the coding sequence GTGCCTAGGGCCGCCACCGGCTCGCTCGCGGCGCAGGAGCGGGAGCTGGCAGGGGTGCTTGCCCGCGCGGGCGGCACCCTGGACGGGCTGCTGCGCCGGGCCGCTGCGGTCGCGCCGCACCGCAGCGCGATCCAGACCGGCTCCCGCGCGCTCACCTTCGGCGAGCTGGACGCGGCCGCCGACGCCTTCGCGGCGAAGCTGTCCGCGCTGCTGCCCCCGGGCGGCGGCGCGGGCGGCCTGCCGGGCGCCGTGGTCGGCGTCGCGGCGGCGCTGCACCCGTCGTTCGCGATCGCCTACTACGGCACGGTGCGGGCGGGCCACGTCTGCGCCGTGATCAACCCGCTGCAGGGCGCGGAGGAGCTGGCGTACGCGCTGGACCTGGCCCGGGTGCGGGTGCTGATCGGGGTCGCCGACATGGCCGACCGGCTGGAGCGGATCCGGCTCGACCTGCCCGACCTGGCCCACGTGTACTACCTGGACCGGCCCGGCGAGCACTGCGTGCCGGCGGCCGGCCGGGCCGGGCAGGCGGCGCGCTTCCCGGCCGTGCCGCACGATCCGGACGACGTGGCGGTGCTGCAGTTCACCAGCGGCACCACGGGGCGCCCGAAGGCGGTGCTGCTCACCCACCGCAACCTCGTCTACAACGCGGCGCAGGTGGCGCAGGTGCACGGGCTAGGGCCGGACTCGGTCACGCTCAACCACCTGCCGACATACCACCCGATGCACCTGAACTCCGCGGTCCAGACCGCGGCGACTCAGGTGCTGTGCCCCGACGCGGACCCGGCGCAGGCCGTCGCGACGGCCGCCAGGTCCGGCGCGACGCACTTCTACAGCCTGCCGGTGCGGCTGGCCCGGATGGCCGCGGACCCGCGCCTGCCCACCTGGCGCATGCCGGGGGTACGGGCGGTGCTGTCCGGCGGCTCGGCCCTGGCCCCGGCCGCGGCGGCCCGGCTCTGCGCCGGGCTCGGCGTGCCGGTCATCCAGGGGTACGGCCTGGCCGAGACCTCGCCGCTGACCCACTGCGACCGGATCGACCGGCCGTCGGCGGGTTCGGTGGGCGGGCCCGTCGCCGCCACCGAGTGCCGGGTCGTCGACCTGGACACCCGGCAGCCGCTGCCCGCGGGCACCCCCGGCGAGGTGCAGGTGCGCGGCCCGCAGCTGATGGCGGGCTACCTGACGCCGGACGGGATCGGGCGCCCGTTCGACGCCGAGGGCTGGTTCGACACCGGGGACGTGGGCCGCCTCGACGACGAGGGCACCCTGTTCCTGGTCGACCGGCTCAAGGACGTCTTCAAGTGCGACAACTGGCTGGTGTCGCCGGTCGAGCTGGAGCGCGTCATCATGCGCCACCCGGCCGTCACCGACTGCATGGTCGTCGACATGCCGCACGAGTACCGCGGCGCGGTGGCCTATGCCCTGGTCGTCACCGACGACGAGGACGTCGCCGCGGACCAGATCACCGAGTTCGTCAACTCCGGGCTGCCCGAATACCAGCACCTGCACGGCATCGAACTGGTCCGGGAGATCCCGCGCTCGCCCAACGGCAAAGCCCGCCGCCGGGACGTGCGCACCCACGTACACGAGCGGCACCGCGCCGCGTCCGAGAGGAGCGACCACATGGTCACGTTCATCAACAAGATCACCGTCAACGGCGACGTCGCCCGGTTCGAGCAGGTGCTCGACGAGATCTCCGCGTACATGCAGGCCCAGCCCGGCTTCATCGGCCGCCAGCTCTACCGCTCGCGCCGCCGGCCGGAGGTCTTCATCGAGACCGCGCAGTGGGCCGACGCGGCCGCGCACGCCAAGGCCGTGCAGACCCCGGGCTTCCGGGAGCAGGTCATGAAGCTGGCCGGGCTGGCCGTGCCGGAGCACGACCTGTACGACGCGGTGGGCGAGCACGCGCCCGCCGCCGTGCGCTGA
- a CDS encoding acyl carrier protein — MTDFTIEDVRRILRDVAGADERVDLDGDIAATSFADLGYDSLALLEATARLQRDLSIRLPDDAVLAVSTPGQLIDLVSSTRAGALS, encoded by the coding sequence ATGACCGACTTCACCATCGAGGACGTGCGGCGCATCCTGCGGGATGTCGCCGGGGCGGACGAGAGAGTGGACCTGGACGGGGACATCGCCGCCACCAGCTTCGCCGACCTGGGGTATGACTCCCTGGCGCTGCTGGAGGCGACCGCACGGCTGCAGCGTGATCTGAGCATCCGGCTGCCCGACGACGCGGTGCTGGCGGTGAGCACACCCGGACAGCTGATCGACCTGGTCAGCTCCACGCGGGCCGGAGCGTTGTCGTGA
- a CDS encoding AfsR/SARP family transcriptional regulator: protein MDCRVLGPLDVRCGGVRGDLTAPKPRKVLALLLVHANRVVSVDSLTTELWDDEPPASALTTLQTYILQIRRMLARVCGLDPAQVARELLVTHADGYQLRLDGARLDLHEYERLADQGRLALLCGDHAHASRLLTAALDVWQGTALVDVRLGPVLRVEAARLEEARLTTWKQRIDADLGLGRHREILGELGCLAARHPLHEDLQAQYMIALYRAGRRTDALDAYRRLRDVLISELGLEPARRIQRVQHAILTGDPVLDTASALDTAWTYEPTAELVPAA, encoded by the coding sequence ATGGACTGCCGGGTACTCGGCCCACTCGACGTACGCTGCGGCGGCGTCCGCGGCGACCTCACCGCGCCCAAGCCCCGCAAGGTGCTCGCCCTGCTGCTGGTGCACGCCAACCGGGTGGTCTCGGTCGACTCGCTCACCACCGAGCTGTGGGACGACGAGCCGCCGGCCAGCGCGCTGACCACCCTGCAGACCTACATCCTGCAGATCCGGCGCATGCTCGCCCGCGTCTGCGGCCTGGACCCCGCCCAGGTGGCCCGCGAGCTGCTGGTCACCCACGCCGACGGCTACCAGCTGCGGCTCGACGGCGCCCGCCTGGACCTGCACGAGTACGAGCGCCTCGCCGACCAGGGCCGGCTGGCCCTGCTCTGCGGCGACCACGCGCACGCCTCCCGCCTGCTCACCGCCGCGCTCGACGTGTGGCAGGGCACCGCGCTGGTCGACGTGCGCCTCGGCCCGGTGCTGCGCGTCGAGGCGGCCCGCCTGGAGGAGGCCCGCCTGACCACCTGGAAGCAGCGCATCGACGCCGACCTCGGCCTGGGCCGCCACCGCGAGATCCTGGGCGAGCTCGGCTGCCTCGCCGCCCGCCACCCCCTGCACGAGGACCTGCAGGCCCAGTACATGATCGCCCTCTACCGGGCGGGCCGCCGCACCGACGCCCTCGACGCCTACCGCCGCCTGCGCGACGTCCTCATCAGCGAACTCGGCCTCGAACCAGCCCGCCGCATCCAGCGCGTCCAGCACGCCATCCTCACCGGCGACCCGGTCCTCGACACCGCCTCCGCCCTCGACACCGCCTGGACCTACGAACCCACCGCGGAACTGGTCCCCGCCGCCTGA
- a CDS encoding acetyl-CoA carboxylase carboxyltransferase subunit alpha, which translates to MTGETAGPGFAPGPAGPEAPWVSCAGCQAVVYGKRLARSHGICPQCGHCRPLSAYDRLALLADPGSVELLDLGTDAADPLRFVDDKPYPQRIADARHATGLPEAVVCCRLRMTGTPAIAAVMDFRFMGGSLSGAVGELITVAAETALAQRLPLLLVTASGGVRMQEGVIGLMQMAKTAQALHQLDEAGLPTVCLVTDPTYGGVAASFAMLGDVVVAEPGARLGFAGPRVIKQTIRQELPAGFQTAEFLLERGFLDLICPRPALRHRIGRLLAIGARRDAEPPAPPQPPAVVIRDPALLPERPAWEAVRRARNVNRPTTSDYLSMILDDFEELRGDRVGGDCPAIIGGVGRLGGTPLVVIGHEKGHTTRELAARNYGMPGPAGYRKAARLLRLAAKWGLPVLTLVDTPGAYPGVDAEEQGQATAIAENLRLMGGLPVPVVTVITGEGCSGGALGIAVADRVLIMENAVYTVISPEGCAAILWRDAAAAPAAAQALRVDARSLLELGVVEAVIPEPPGGAEADHAAAAAALRAAVHAELADLAGLDESRLVAQRRARFRRFGSTRRPEEAVLIPTEGGFR; encoded by the coding sequence GTGACCGGAGAGACGGCCGGACCGGGGTTCGCACCCGGTCCGGCCGGGCCGGAGGCGCCGTGGGTGTCCTGCGCGGGGTGCCAGGCGGTGGTGTACGGCAAGCGGCTGGCCCGCAGCCACGGCATCTGCCCGCAGTGCGGGCACTGCCGGCCGCTGTCCGCGTACGACCGGCTGGCGCTGCTCGCCGACCCGGGCTCGGTGGAGCTGCTGGACCTCGGCACCGACGCCGCGGACCCGCTGCGCTTCGTCGACGACAAGCCCTACCCGCAGCGCATCGCCGACGCCCGGCACGCCACCGGGCTGCCCGAGGCGGTGGTCTGCTGCCGCCTGCGGATGACCGGCACGCCCGCGATCGCGGCGGTGATGGACTTCCGCTTCATGGGTGGCAGCCTGTCCGGCGCGGTCGGTGAGCTGATCACCGTGGCGGCGGAGACGGCGCTGGCCCAGCGGCTGCCGCTGCTGCTGGTCACGGCCTCCGGCGGGGTGCGTATGCAGGAGGGCGTCATCGGCCTGATGCAGATGGCCAAGACCGCCCAGGCGCTGCACCAGCTCGACGAGGCGGGGCTGCCCACGGTGTGCCTGGTCACCGACCCCACGTACGGCGGAGTGGCGGCCTCGTTCGCGATGCTCGGCGACGTCGTGGTCGCCGAACCCGGCGCACGGCTCGGTTTCGCCGGGCCCCGGGTGATCAAGCAGACCATCCGCCAGGAGCTGCCCGCCGGCTTCCAGACCGCCGAGTTCCTGCTGGAACGCGGCTTCCTCGATCTGATCTGCCCGCGCCCGGCGCTGCGCCACCGCATCGGCCGCCTGCTGGCGATCGGCGCCCGGCGCGACGCCGAGCCGCCCGCGCCGCCACAGCCGCCCGCCGTCGTGATCCGCGATCCGGCGCTGCTGCCGGAGCGCCCCGCCTGGGAGGCGGTGCGCCGGGCTCGCAACGTGAACCGGCCCACCACCTCGGACTACCTGAGCATGATCCTCGACGACTTCGAGGAGCTGCGCGGCGACCGGGTGGGCGGCGACTGCCCCGCCATCATCGGCGGGGTCGGCCGGCTGGGCGGCACGCCGCTGGTCGTGATCGGCCACGAGAAGGGCCACACCACGCGCGAGCTGGCCGCCCGCAACTACGGCATGCCCGGCCCGGCCGGTTACCGCAAGGCCGCGCGGCTGCTGCGGCTGGCCGCCAAGTGGGGGCTGCCGGTGCTGACGCTGGTGGACACGCCGGGGGCGTACCCGGGCGTGGACGCCGAGGAGCAGGGCCAGGCCACCGCGATCGCGGAGAACCTGCGCCTGATGGGCGGCCTGCCCGTCCCGGTGGTCACCGTGATCACCGGCGAGGGGTGCAGCGGCGGGGCGCTCGGCATCGCCGTCGCCGACCGCGTACTGATCATGGAGAACGCCGTCTACACCGTCATCAGCCCCGAGGGCTGCGCGGCGATCCTGTGGCGCGACGCCGCCGCGGCGCCCGCCGCCGCCCAGGCGCTGCGCGTGGACGCGCGTTCCCTGCTGGAGCTGGGCGTGGTGGAGGCGGTGATCCCGGAGCCGCCGGGCGGCGCCGAGGCCGACCACGCCGCCGCGGCCGCCGCGCTGCGCGCCGCCGTACACGCCGAGCTGGCCGATCTCGCGGGGCTCGACGAGAGCCGCCTGGTCGCGCAGCGGCGTGCCCGCTTCCGCCGCTTCGGCAGCACCCGCCGGCCCGAGGAGGCCGTTCTGATCCCGACCGAAGGAGGTTTCCGGTGA